The following are encoded in a window of Sulfurimonas sp. C5 genomic DNA:
- a CDS encoding tetratricopeptide repeat protein → MSLKNNIDMVKEELNSEEKFFEKAVVTEKFIKKYKKPLIGSVIAVVLLVAADITYSINKQNTIDAANATLQELQKNASNPATLARLKSLSPELHDVWLYSQAITTQNVQDLETLKGSKALLIGDMAKYEAAELKNDPKLLEKYAKQQDAIYKDLALVELAIIAMNDGKIDEAHGNLSMISSQSPLAVVAQSLMHYGVK, encoded by the coding sequence TTGAGCTTAAAAAACAATATAGATATGGTAAAAGAAGAGCTGAATTCTGAAGAGAAGTTCTTCGAAAAAGCGGTAGTGACGGAAAAATTTATTAAAAAATATAAAAAGCCGTTAATAGGTTCAGTAATTGCTGTTGTACTGCTTGTAGCTGCTGATATTACTTACAGTATAAACAAACAAAATACTATTGATGCTGCAAATGCTACGTTACAAGAGTTACAAAAGAATGCTTCAAACCCTGCAACACTTGCAAGATTAAAGTCATTAAGCCCAGAATTACATGATGTGTGGTTGTATTCTCAAGCTATTACAACTCAAAATGTTCAAGACCTTGAAACGTTAAAAGGTTCTAAAGCGTTATTGATTGGTGACATGGCAAAATATGAAGCTGCAGAGTTAAAAAACGATCCAAAACTTTTAGAAAAATATGCAAAACAACAAGATGCAATTTATAAAGACTTAGCATTGGTAGAACTGGCTATTATCGCAATGAATGATGGTAAAATAGATGAGGCTCACGGGAATTTGAGTATGATCTCTTCACAATCTCCTTTAGCTGTTGTTGCTCAGTCATTAATGCATTACGGGGTTAAGTAG
- the ald gene encoding alanine dehydrogenase — MNIGIPKEIKKDEYRVSITPNGAAELIAQGHNVYVQSTAGEGSGFSDKEYIDVGASLLLDVAEIYEIAEIIVKVKEPIESEYHLYKKGQTLFTYLHLAADKKLTLFLLEKKIRAFSYETLLVDGKLPLLEPMSEVAGKMASLMGAVHLGKYQGGSGLLAGGVVGTQRAKVMVLGGGIAGTCAAQVAAGLGADVTIFDINLERLRYLDTVLPANVATMYSSSENIRALLPQTDIVIGTVLIPGAKAPKLITKEMLKLMKKGSVLVDVSIDQGGCFETSHPTTHTEPTFTQEGIVHYCVANMPGAYPRTSTFALTNATLPYVKVLAKYGAQKVCQELPVMRSSLNTYDGTLYNEAVGQAHGIASSNM; from the coding sequence ATGAATATCGGTATACCAAAAGAGATTAAAAAAGATGAATATAGAGTTAGTATTACACCAAATGGAGCTGCTGAACTTATAGCTCAAGGGCATAACGTATATGTACAGTCAACAGCAGGAGAAGGAAGCGGTTTTAGTGATAAAGAGTATATAGATGTTGGAGCTTCACTTTTATTGGATGTTGCTGAAATATATGAAATAGCCGAAATCATTGTTAAAGTAAAAGAACCTATAGAATCTGAATATCATTTATATAAAAAGGGACAAACGCTTTTTACATATTTACATCTTGCAGCAGATAAAAAACTGACTCTCTTTTTATTAGAAAAGAAAATTCGTGCCTTTTCCTATGAAACATTGCTTGTCGATGGAAAATTACCTTTACTTGAGCCTATGAGTGAAGTAGCAGGGAAAATGGCCTCATTGATGGGCGCTGTTCATCTTGGAAAATATCAAGGTGGCTCAGGTTTACTTGCAGGCGGTGTTGTGGGCACACAAAGAGCAAAAGTTATGGTACTCGGCGGTGGTATAGCTGGGACATGCGCTGCGCAAGTTGCAGCAGGTCTTGGCGCTGATGTAACAATTTTTGACATTAACTTAGAACGCTTACGCTATCTTGATACCGTCCTTCCTGCAAATGTTGCAACTATGTATAGTTCGAGTGAAAATATTCGTGCCCTTTTGCCTCAAACTGATATAGTGATCGGAACTGTATTAATACCTGGAGCAAAAGCACCAAAACTCATTACAAAAGAGATGTTAAAACTTATGAAAAAAGGGAGTGTATTAGTAGATGTTTCTATCGATCAGGGAGGGTGCTTTGAGACTTCGCATCCAACAACCCATACTGAACCTACATTTACACAAGAAGGGATCGTTCATTATTGTGTAGCCAATATGCCAGGAGCTTATCCTCGTACTTCGACATTTGCCTTAACGAATGCAACTTTACCATATGTAAAAGTACTGGCAAAGTATGGAGCTCAAAAAGTTTGTCAGGAATTGCCAGTGATGAGAAGTTCATTAAATACATATGACGGAACTTTATATAATGAAGCTGTTGGGCAAGCGCATGGAATTGCAAGTTCCAA